Proteins encoded by one window of Glycine soja cultivar W05 chromosome 15, ASM419377v2, whole genome shotgun sequence:
- the LOC114386792 gene encoding uncharacterized protein LOC114386792 isoform X3 yields the protein MELGIRSPVHATLFHHFSNSLLFPARLTLLNTTSSSFMATHLHVSSEEFDPSPSLAIGQHDLLIVGPGILGRLVAHNWRQEYSGCQVFGQTATTNHHRELTEIGINPSLKWTKASLKFPYVIFCAPPYQSSDYLGDLRLAASCWNGEGALLFTSSSAPYDCNDNGLCHEDSPVVPTGRSPRTDVLLKAEKIVLEFGGSVLRLSGLYKVDKGAHAYWLEKGIVESRPDHILNLIHYEDAASLSVAILKKQFRGRIFLGCDNHPLSRQEVMDLVYKSGKFSKKFEKFTAGTDDPLGKRLNNSRTRQEVGWEPKYSSFAHFLETI from the exons ATGGAACTGGGAATCAGAAGCCCTGTCCATGCAACACTCTTTCACCATTTCTCCAATTCTCTTCTCTTCCCTGCACGTCTCACCCTCTTAAACACTACCTCTTCATCTTTCATGGCTACCCATTTGCACGTCTCCAGTGAAGAATTCgacccttctccttctcttgcAATTGGACAACACGACCTCTTAATCGTTGGTCCTGGGATTCTTGGTCGTTTAGTGGCTCACAATTGGCGCCAG GAATATTCTGGTTGTCAAGTTTTTGGACAAACAGCAACCACTAATCATCACCGAGAGTTAACTGAAATCGGTATCAATCCGTCTTTGAAGTGGACCAAAGCCTCCCTCAAATTTCCCTATGTCATTTTCTGTGCTCCCCCTTACCAATCCTCAGACTACCTTGGTGATCTTAG GCTGGCTGCATCATGCTGGAATGGTGAAGGTGCTTTGCTGTTTACATCAAGCTCTGCTCCTTATGATTGTAATGATAATGGATTGTGTCACGAG GATAGTCCAGTGGTGCCAACAGGGAGGAGTCCCAGGACTGATGTCCTTCTAAAAGCTGAAAAAATAGTGCTGGAGTTTGGTGGTTCTGTTTTAAGACTGTCTGGACTTTAT AAAGTAGATAAAGGTGCACATGCTTATTGGTTAGAGAAGGGGATAGTCGAATCTCGTCCTGATCACATTCTGAATCTTATACACTATGAG GATGCAGCTTCACTCTCTGTCGCAattttaaagaaacaatttcGTGGGAGAATTTTCTTGGGATGTGATAATCATCCCTTATCCAG GCAAGAAGTGATGGATCTAGTTTACAAAAGTGGGAAATTTAGTAAAAAGTTTGAGAAATTTACAG CAGGAACCGATGATCCTCTAGGCAAGAGATTGAACAACTCCAGAACACGCCAGGAAGTAGGGTGGGAGCCCAAGTACTCTAGCTTTGCTCATTTCCTTGAGACCATCTGA
- the LOC114386792 gene encoding uncharacterized protein LOC114386792 isoform X4, protein MELGIRSPVHATLFHHFSNSLLFPARLTLLNTTSSSFMATHLHVSSEEFDPSPSLAIGQHDLLIVGPGILGRLVAHNWRQEYSGCQVFGQTATTNHHRELTEIGINPSLKWTKASLKFPYVIFCAPPYQSSDYLGDLRLAASCWNGEGALLFTSSSAPYDCNDNGLCHEDSPVVPTGRSPRTDVLLKAEKIVLEFGGSVLRLSGLYKVDKGAHAYWLEKGIVESRPDHILNLIHYEDAASLSVAILKKQFRGRIFLGCDNHPLSRQEVMDLVYKSGKFSKKFEKFTGTDDPLGKRLNNSRTRQEVGWEPKYSSFAHFLETI, encoded by the exons ATGGAACTGGGAATCAGAAGCCCTGTCCATGCAACACTCTTTCACCATTTCTCCAATTCTCTTCTCTTCCCTGCACGTCTCACCCTCTTAAACACTACCTCTTCATCTTTCATGGCTACCCATTTGCACGTCTCCAGTGAAGAATTCgacccttctccttctcttgcAATTGGACAACACGACCTCTTAATCGTTGGTCCTGGGATTCTTGGTCGTTTAGTGGCTCACAATTGGCGCCAG GAATATTCTGGTTGTCAAGTTTTTGGACAAACAGCAACCACTAATCATCACCGAGAGTTAACTGAAATCGGTATCAATCCGTCTTTGAAGTGGACCAAAGCCTCCCTCAAATTTCCCTATGTCATTTTCTGTGCTCCCCCTTACCAATCCTCAGACTACCTTGGTGATCTTAG GCTGGCTGCATCATGCTGGAATGGTGAAGGTGCTTTGCTGTTTACATCAAGCTCTGCTCCTTATGATTGTAATGATAATGGATTGTGTCACGAG GATAGTCCAGTGGTGCCAACAGGGAGGAGTCCCAGGACTGATGTCCTTCTAAAAGCTGAAAAAATAGTGCTGGAGTTTGGTGGTTCTGTTTTAAGACTGTCTGGACTTTAT AAAGTAGATAAAGGTGCACATGCTTATTGGTTAGAGAAGGGGATAGTCGAATCTCGTCCTGATCACATTCTGAATCTTATACACTATGAG GATGCAGCTTCACTCTCTGTCGCAattttaaagaaacaatttcGTGGGAGAATTTTCTTGGGATGTGATAATCATCCCTTATCCAG GCAAGAAGTGATGGATCTAGTTTACAAAAGTGGGAAATTTAGTAAAAAGTTTGAGAAATTTACAG GAACCGATGATCCTCTAGGCAAGAGATTGAACAACTCCAGAACACGCCAGGAAGTAGGGTGGGAGCCCAAGTACTCTAGCTTTGCTCATTTCCTTGAGACCATCTGA
- the LOC114386792 gene encoding uncharacterized protein LOC114386792 isoform X2, whose amino-acid sequence MELGIRSPVHATLFHHFSNSLLFPARLTLLNTTSSSFMATHLHVSSEEFDPSPSLAIGQHDLLIVGPGILGRLVAHNWRQLQEYSGCQVFGQTATTNHHRELTEIGINPSLKWTKASLKFPYVIFCAPPYQSSDYLGDLRLAASCWNGEGALLFTSSSAPYDCNDNGLCHEDSPVVPTGRSPRTDVLLKAEKIVLEFGGSVLRLSGLYKVDKGAHAYWLEKGIVESRPDHILNLIHYEDAASLSVAILKKQFRGRIFLGCDNHPLSRQEVMDLVYKSGKFSKKFEKFTGTDDPLGKRLNNSRTRQEVGWEPKYSSFAHFLETI is encoded by the exons ATGGAACTGGGAATCAGAAGCCCTGTCCATGCAACACTCTTTCACCATTTCTCCAATTCTCTTCTCTTCCCTGCACGTCTCACCCTCTTAAACACTACCTCTTCATCTTTCATGGCTACCCATTTGCACGTCTCCAGTGAAGAATTCgacccttctccttctcttgcAATTGGACAACACGACCTCTTAATCGTTGGTCCTGGGATTCTTGGTCGTTTAGTGGCTCACAATTGGCGCCAG CTGCAGGAATATTCTGGTTGTCAAGTTTTTGGACAAACAGCAACCACTAATCATCACCGAGAGTTAACTGAAATCGGTATCAATCCGTCTTTGAAGTGGACCAAAGCCTCCCTCAAATTTCCCTATGTCATTTTCTGTGCTCCCCCTTACCAATCCTCAGACTACCTTGGTGATCTTAG GCTGGCTGCATCATGCTGGAATGGTGAAGGTGCTTTGCTGTTTACATCAAGCTCTGCTCCTTATGATTGTAATGATAATGGATTGTGTCACGAG GATAGTCCAGTGGTGCCAACAGGGAGGAGTCCCAGGACTGATGTCCTTCTAAAAGCTGAAAAAATAGTGCTGGAGTTTGGTGGTTCTGTTTTAAGACTGTCTGGACTTTAT AAAGTAGATAAAGGTGCACATGCTTATTGGTTAGAGAAGGGGATAGTCGAATCTCGTCCTGATCACATTCTGAATCTTATACACTATGAG GATGCAGCTTCACTCTCTGTCGCAattttaaagaaacaatttcGTGGGAGAATTTTCTTGGGATGTGATAATCATCCCTTATCCAG GCAAGAAGTGATGGATCTAGTTTACAAAAGTGGGAAATTTAGTAAAAAGTTTGAGAAATTTACAG GAACCGATGATCCTCTAGGCAAGAGATTGAACAACTCCAGAACACGCCAGGAAGTAGGGTGGGAGCCCAAGTACTCTAGCTTTGCTCATTTCCTTGAGACCATCTGA
- the LOC114386792 gene encoding uncharacterized protein LOC114386792 isoform X1: MELGIRSPVHATLFHHFSNSLLFPARLTLLNTTSSSFMATHLHVSSEEFDPSPSLAIGQHDLLIVGPGILGRLVAHNWRQLQEYSGCQVFGQTATTNHHRELTEIGINPSLKWTKASLKFPYVIFCAPPYQSSDYLGDLRLAASCWNGEGALLFTSSSAPYDCNDNGLCHEDSPVVPTGRSPRTDVLLKAEKIVLEFGGSVLRLSGLYKVDKGAHAYWLEKGIVESRPDHILNLIHYEDAASLSVAILKKQFRGRIFLGCDNHPLSRQEVMDLVYKSGKFSKKFEKFTAGTDDPLGKRLNNSRTRQEVGWEPKYSSFAHFLETI, translated from the exons ATGGAACTGGGAATCAGAAGCCCTGTCCATGCAACACTCTTTCACCATTTCTCCAATTCTCTTCTCTTCCCTGCACGTCTCACCCTCTTAAACACTACCTCTTCATCTTTCATGGCTACCCATTTGCACGTCTCCAGTGAAGAATTCgacccttctccttctcttgcAATTGGACAACACGACCTCTTAATCGTTGGTCCTGGGATTCTTGGTCGTTTAGTGGCTCACAATTGGCGCCAG CTGCAGGAATATTCTGGTTGTCAAGTTTTTGGACAAACAGCAACCACTAATCATCACCGAGAGTTAACTGAAATCGGTATCAATCCGTCTTTGAAGTGGACCAAAGCCTCCCTCAAATTTCCCTATGTCATTTTCTGTGCTCCCCCTTACCAATCCTCAGACTACCTTGGTGATCTTAG GCTGGCTGCATCATGCTGGAATGGTGAAGGTGCTTTGCTGTTTACATCAAGCTCTGCTCCTTATGATTGTAATGATAATGGATTGTGTCACGAG GATAGTCCAGTGGTGCCAACAGGGAGGAGTCCCAGGACTGATGTCCTTCTAAAAGCTGAAAAAATAGTGCTGGAGTTTGGTGGTTCTGTTTTAAGACTGTCTGGACTTTAT AAAGTAGATAAAGGTGCACATGCTTATTGGTTAGAGAAGGGGATAGTCGAATCTCGTCCTGATCACATTCTGAATCTTATACACTATGAG GATGCAGCTTCACTCTCTGTCGCAattttaaagaaacaatttcGTGGGAGAATTTTCTTGGGATGTGATAATCATCCCTTATCCAG GCAAGAAGTGATGGATCTAGTTTACAAAAGTGGGAAATTTAGTAAAAAGTTTGAGAAATTTACAG CAGGAACCGATGATCCTCTAGGCAAGAGATTGAACAACTCCAGAACACGCCAGGAAGTAGGGTGGGAGCCCAAGTACTCTAGCTTTGCTCATTTCCTTGAGACCATCTGA
- the LOC114388327 gene encoding probable serine/threonine-protein kinase At1g54610, producing MGCAFGREASREERREEVREAKAEEEGRGEVVENENIEKEGGREERRTRARGERRRSSKPNPRLSNPPNHVHGEQVAAGWPSWLSKVAGEAINGLTPRRADTFEKIDKIGQGTYSNVYKARDTLTGKIVALKKVRFDNLEPESVKFMAREILILRRLDHPNVIKLEGLVTSRMSCSLYLVFEYMVHDLAGLATNPAIKFTESQVKCYMHQLFSGLEHCHNRHVLHRDIKGSNLLIDNDGILKIGDFGLASFFDPNHKHPMTSRVVTLWYRPPELLLGATEYSVGVDLWSAGCILAELLAGKPIMPGRTEVEQLHKIFKLCGSPSDEYWKKSKLPHATIFKPQQSYKRCIAETYKDFPPSSLPLMDTLLAINPDERLTATAALHSEFFTTKPYACEPSSLPKYPPSKEMDAKLRDEEARRLRAAGKANADGVKKSRPRERVGRGIAVPEANAELQANIDRRRLITHSNAKSKSEKFPPPHQDGALGYPLGSSHHMDPVFDPPDVPFSSTNFSQPKANIQTWSGPLVDPSGVGVPRRKKKHGK from the exons ATGGGGTGTGCGTTTGGAAGAGAGGCTTCGAGGGAGGAGAGGAGAGAGGAAGTGAGAGAGGCAAAAGCTGAGGAGGAGGGTAGAGGAGAGGTTGTTGAGAATGAGAACATTGAGAAGGAGGGTGGAAGAGAGGAGAGGAGGACAAGGGCAAGGGGAGAGAGGAGGCGATCTTCGAAGCCGAATCCGAGGTTGAGCAATCCTCCTAACCATGTTCATGGTGAGCAGGTTGCAGCAGGGTGGCCCTCTTGGCTCTCTAAGGTTGCTGGTGAGGCTATCAATGGATTGACCCCTCGGAGGGCCGACACTTTTGAGAAGATTGATAAG ATTGGGCAAGGTACATACAGCAATGTTTACAAAGCTAGGGATACTTTAACGGGGAAAATTGTTGCTCTAAAGAAGGTCCGTTTTGACAATTTAGAGCCTGAGAGTGTCAAGTTCATGGCCAGAGAGATTTTGATTCTCCGGCGTTTGGATCATCCCAATGTCATCAAACTGGAAGGCTTAGTGACTTCTAGAATGTCATGCAGTTTATATCTTGTGTTTGAATACATGGTGCATGATTTGGCTGGACTTGCCACAAACCCAGCAATCAAGTTCACAGAGTCTCAG GTAAAATGTTACATGCATCAGTTATTTTCTGGACTGGAACATTGTCACAACCGTCATGTGCTGCATCGTGATATAAAGGGGTCGAACCTTCTTATTGACAATGATGGAATTCTCAAGATTGGTGATTTTGGATTAGCTTCCTTCTTTGATCCTAATCACAAGCACCCTATGACCAGTAGAGTGGTTACTTTATGGTATCGACCTCCAGAACTTCTTCTTGGGGCCACTGAATATAGTGTAGGAGTGGATCTCTGGAGTGCTGGCTGCATTCTTGCTGAATTGTTGGCTGGAAAGCCTATTATGCCTGGTCGAACAGAG GTGGAGCAGCTACACAAGATATTCAAACTATGTGGTTCTCCTTCTGATGAATATTGGAAAAAGTCAAAGTTGCCTCATGCTACCATTTTTAAGCCCCAACAATCATACAAGCGATGCATTGCAGAGACATATAAAGATTTTCCTCCATCATCTCTGCCACTTATGGATACCCTTCTCGCAATCAATCCAGATGAACGTTTGACTGCCACTGCTGCATTGCATAGTGAA TTCTTCACAACAAAACCATATGCTTGTGAGCCCTCTAGCCTTCCAAAATATCCTCCCAGCAAGGAGATGGATGCAAAGCTACGGGATGAAGAAGCTAGGAG ATTGAGAGCAGCTGGTAAAGCTAATGCTGATGGTGTCAAGAAATCTCGTCCACGTGAGCGAGTTGGGAGGGGAATTGCAGTTCCAGAGGCCAATGCCGAACTGCAAGCAAATATTGAT AGACGACGGCTGATCACACATTCAAATGCTAAGAGCAAGAGTGAGAAGTTTCCTCCTCCCCACCAAGATGGAGCTCTAGGCTATCCTTTGGGTTCTTCACATCACATGGATCCAGTTTTTGATCCCCCTGATGTTCCATTTAGTTCTACAAACTTCTCACAACCTAAAGCAAATATCCAAACCTGGTCCGGCCCATTGGTAGATCCTTCTGGTGTGGGCGTGCCgaggagaaagaagaaacatGGCAAGTGA